The proteins below come from a single Vicia villosa cultivar HV-30 ecotype Madison, WI unplaced genomic scaffold, Vvil1.0 ctg.004066F_1_1, whole genome shotgun sequence genomic window:
- the LOC131641775 gene encoding NAC domain-containing protein 78-like: MAAFLPPGVVFIPNDEILIGYYLVNKNDEDLHIFNGSHMIKEMNLYDFDPFELSPASSYSIYNDSVVLGTKTLFVFYLGKSPNDSKRTNWTMYEYALADNPQAHFVLCRVFDCPIDMDVDNEFGPRSDVDEIHCDESDNELEKFGI, translated from the exons ATGGCTGCTTTTCTTCCACCTGGTGTTGTTTTCATTCCTAATGATGAGATTCTTATTGGCTATTACCTTGTCAACAAAAATGACGAAGACCTTCATATTTTCAATGGCTCTCACATGATTAAAGAGATGAACCTATATGACTTTGATCCCTTCGAATTGTCCCCCGCGTCATCCTATTCAATCTACAATG ATAGCGTAGTTTTAGGAACTAAAACTCTCTTTGTTTTCTATCTTGGAAAATCCCCAAATGATTCAAAAAGAACTAATTGgactatgtatgaatatgctttGGCAGATAATCCGCAG GCTCattttgttctttgtagagtatTTGATTGTCCAATAGATATGGACGTGGATAATGAGTTTGGGCCTAGATCTGATGTTGATGAAATTCATTGTGATGAAAGTGATAATGAACTTGAGAAATTCGGCATATGA
- the LOC131641776 gene encoding NAC domain-containing protein 71-like, giving the protein MAAFLPLGVVFIPNDEILIGYYLANKNKEDLHIFNGSHMIKEMTLYDSDPFELSPASSYSIYNGRHWHWYCFTTKINEERRHCKTGFWKKKGNVQRTNWAMYEYALVDNTQAGFVLSRIFDCPIEMDVDDEFGPLSDVDETDCDESDNVLEKFDV; this is encoded by the exons ATGGCTGCTTTTCTTCCACTTGGTGTTGTTTTCATTCCTAATGATGAGATTCTTATTGGCTATTACCTTGCCAACAAAAATAAGGAAGATCTCCATATTTTCAATGGCTCACACATGATTAAAGAGATGACCCTATATGACTCTGATCCCTTCGAATTGTCTCCCGCGTCATCCTATTCAATCTACAATGGTAGGCACTGGCACTGGTATTGTTTTACTACAAAAATTAACGAGGAAAGAAGACATTGCAAGACCGGGTTTTGGAAGAAGAAAGGAAATGTTC AAAGAACTAATTgggctatgtatgaatatgctttGGTAGACAATACGCAG GCTGGTTTTGTTCTTTCTAGAATATTTGATTGCCCCATAGAGATGGACGTGGATGATGAATTTGGGCCTTTATCTGATGTTGATGAAACTGATTGTGATGAAAGTGATAACGTGCTTGAGAAATTCGACGTATGA